A portion of the Streptococcus sp. Marseille-Q6470 genome contains these proteins:
- the recG gene encoding ATP-dependent DNA helicase RecG: MNLHQPLHVLPGVGPKSAEKYTKLGIENLQDLLLYFPFRYEDFKTKQVLELEDGEKAVLSGQVVTPASVQYYGFKRNRLRFSLKQGEVVFAVNFFNQPYLADKIELGATLAVFGKWDRAKASLTGMKVLAQVEDDLQPVYRLAQGVSQAGLVKVIKTAFDQGLDLLIEENLPQSLLDKYKLMPRSQAVRAMHFPKDLAEYKQALRRIKFEELFYFQMQLQTLKSENKVDGSGLVLNWSQKKLTAVKEKLPFALTQAQEKSLQEILTDMKSDHHMNRLLQGDVGSGKTVVAGLAMYAAVTAGYQAALMVPTEILAEQHFESLESLFPDLKFALLTGSLKAAEKRTVLETIAKGDVDVIIGTHALIQDGVDYARLGLIIIDEQHRFGVGQRRILREKGENPDVLMMTATPIPRTLAITAFGDMDVSIIDQMPAGRKPIVTRWIKHEQLPQVLTWLEGEIQKGSQAYVISPLIEESEALDLKNAIALSEELTAHFAGKAKVALLHGKMKSDEKDQIMQDFKERKTDILVSTTVIEVGVNVPNATVMIIMDADRFGLSQLHQLRGRVGRGDKQSYAVLVANPKTDSGKDRMRIMTETTNGFVLAEEDLKMRGSGEIFGTKQSGLPEFHVADIIEDFPILEEARKVASYISSLPNWREDPEWHMIALNLEKKEYLD; encoded by the coding sequence ATGAATTTACATCAACCCTTGCATGTCTTGCCTGGCGTGGGACCAAAATCTGCAGAGAAATATACCAAACTAGGAATTGAAAACCTGCAAGATCTCTTGCTTTACTTTCCTTTCCGTTATGAAGATTTTAAGACCAAGCAGGTGCTAGAGCTAGAAGACGGTGAGAAGGCAGTCCTGTCTGGTCAGGTGGTGACACCAGCTAGTGTTCAGTATTATGGTTTTAAGCGTAATCGCCTACGTTTTAGCCTCAAGCAGGGGGAGGTTGTTTTTGCAGTTAATTTCTTCAACCAACCCTACCTAGCTGACAAGATTGAACTAGGAGCAACCTTGGCTGTCTTTGGCAAGTGGGATCGTGCCAAGGCAAGCCTCACAGGAATGAAGGTTTTAGCCCAAGTCGAGGATGACCTCCAGCCTGTCTATCGTCTAGCACAAGGTGTCAGTCAAGCAGGACTTGTTAAGGTCATCAAGACCGCCTTTGATCAGGGGCTGGACCTCTTGATAGAGGAAAATCTCCCCCAGTCCTTGCTAGACAAATACAAACTTATGCCCCGAAGTCAGGCTGTGCGTGCCATGCATTTTCCTAAGGATTTGGCAGAATACAAACAGGCTCTTCGTCGAATCAAGTTTGAGGAGCTCTTTTATTTCCAAATGCAATTACAGACCCTCAAGTCTGAAAATAAGGTTGATGGAAGTGGTCTGGTCTTGAACTGGTCTCAGAAAAAATTAACTGCAGTAAAAGAAAAGTTACCCTTTGCTCTGACCCAAGCCCAAGAAAAAAGCCTGCAAGAAATCCTAACAGATATGAAGTCGGACCACCACATGAATCGACTCTTACAAGGGGATGTAGGAAGCGGGAAGACAGTGGTTGCAGGTCTTGCCATGTATGCTGCTGTAACGGCTGGTTACCAGGCTGCTCTCATGGTTCCGACAGAGATTCTTGCAGAGCAACATTTTGAAAGTCTAGAGAGTCTCTTTCCTGATTTGAAATTTGCTCTCCTAACAGGTTCGTTGAAAGCTGCAGAAAAACGTACGGTTTTGGAAACTATTGCCAAGGGTGATGTTGATGTAATCATCGGTACCCATGCCCTTATACAGGATGGTGTGGACTATGCCCGACTCGGCTTGATTATCATCGATGAGCAACACCGCTTTGGTGTGGGACAAAGGCGTATTTTACGTGAAAAAGGAGAAAATCCAGATGTCCTCATGATGACGGCAACTCCGATTCCACGAACCTTAGCCATCACCGCCTTTGGAGATATGGATGTTTCTATTATTGACCAGATGCCAGCAGGGCGCAAACCAATCGTAACACGCTGGATTAAACATGAGCAACTGCCCCAGGTTTTGACTTGGCTCGAGGGAGAAATTCAGAAAGGTTCTCAAGCCTATGTTATCTCTCCTTTGATTGAAGAATCTGAAGCCTTGGACCTTAAAAACGCCATTGCTTTATCAGAAGAGTTAACGGCTCATTTTGCAGGAAAAGCAAAAGTTGCCCTCTTACATGGGAAAATGAAGAGTGATGAAAAAGACCAGATTATGCAGGATTTCAAAGAGAGAAAGACAGATATCCTGGTCTCCACAACGGTTATCGAAGTCGGTGTCAATGTGCCAAATGCGACAGTCATGATTATCATGGATGCTGACCGTTTCGGACTTAGTCAACTTCATCAACTTAGAGGTCGTGTCGGTCGTGGAGACAAGCAGTCCTACGCAGTTCTAGTGGCCAATCCAAAAACTGATTCTGGGAAAGACCGCATGCGTATCATGACAGAAACGACCAACGGTTTTGTCCTTGCGGAGGAAGATTTGAAAATGCGCGGTTCGGGTGAGATTTTTGGGACCAAACAGTCAGGTCTACCAGAGTTTCATGTAGCTGATATCATCGAAGACTTCCCAATCCTTGAGGAAGCCAGAAAGGTAGCTAGCTATATCAGTTCCCTCCCTAATTGGCGAGAGGATCCAGAGTGGCACATGATTGCCTTAAATCTAGAGAAGAAAGAATATCTGGATTAA